One Archangium violaceum genomic window, GTCCACCGACGACTCGGTCTATCGGGCAGTGGGGCGGTTGGTGCTCATCGGCACGCGACTCATCACCATCGAAGTGGGCGGTGAAACGCTCCCCTCCGAGGACGCCATCCAGCACTTCATGAACACCTTTCGCGTGGAGGGCCAACCGGGGAACGCAGCGGCCGTCGCGCACGCGGCTTCGGAGCCCCAACCCACTCCACCCCAGCCGGAGCAGGCGTCCTCCGCTTCGGTCCAGCCCGAGCCCTCTCCGCCGTCCCTCACCGCGCGGATGCAGGCCTCGCTGCTCAAGCCGGGCGTGCTCCAGTACCAGAGCATCCAGGAGAAGCTCCCCGGAGAGGGAATGCCCTGGAGCTTCTCCGTGGGGACGGCCAAACGCATCATCCAGCGCAAGCGCGACAAGAAGCGTGACGCGCTCATCATCACCGAGACGGGCCGCACCCAGGCGGGGAAGTTCGAGCACCGCTTCTGGCTCGATGCGAAGACCTTGCTGCCCTACCGATGGGTGAGCCGGTCTCCCGGTGCCTCGACGCGGCTGGAGGTCATCGACGGTTTCCTGCGCGGAGAGGGAAAGGGCGCCGGCGCGGTGAAGTTCAACCAGCACGTGGGAGACACGCCGCTCTTGTTCCCGGGCGCTCCGCTGGAGCTTGCCCTCTCCACGCTTCCCCTGGCGCCGGGCTTCACCGGGAGCGTCCGGGTGCTCGACCCGGGGGAAATGGCTGCTGGAAAGCCCTTCTCCACCTGGCGGGTCTCCGTTCCCTTCGCCGGCCCGGTCACGGGTCTCGCGAGCCTGAAGAAGGACGTCGCGAGCTACAAGCTCGAGCTGCTCGAGTCCACCGGGGAGAAGGAATTGGAGAAGGCGCCGCGGAAGATCACCCTGTGGATCGAAAGCGAGGCGCGCCGCGTGCTGCAGGTGGAGACCGTGGCTCCCTTGTCGCGAGGCGGTAGCAGGAGCGTTCAGACGATCCAGGCCCAGCGTTGAGCCTCGGCATGCGGAGCCGATTGCGTCCGCGGAAACCCTACATCTCACCCGGCATGAGCGGTGCGACGTCGAGCGCCCAGCAGTAGAAGCTCAGCTCGTCGACGTCTTGTTCGACGAGCGCCGTCAGCGTGGTGCCGCCGCCGTGTCCCGAATCCCGGAGCGGCAGCAGGAAATAGGGTCCACCCCGCGTGCCTTCCGCCTGGAGCCTGGCGACCATCTTGAGCGGATCATGCGGCGGCGCGATCCGGTCGTTCAACGCCGACGCGAAGAGCATCACGGGATAGCGGCGATCGGCTCGAACGTTGTGATAGGGCGAATACCCGGCGAGATACGGGCCCTCGATGGGATCTTCGGGCGAGCCGTATTCGACGACCGCCGAGCTCATGAAGCCGAAGCGCGGAAAGCGCAACATGTCGAGGGTGGGCGCGCGGCAGAAGACGGCCCCGAAGGCCTCGGGCGCTTGCATGGCGGTGACTGCGACGAGCAGACCGCCGTTGCTGTTGCCGCGTGAGGCGAGCCTGGAGGGCGTCGTGTAGCCCGCCGAGACGAGCCAGCGTGCCGCCGCGATGTAGTCGTCGAAGGCGTTCTGCCGCCGCGTCTTGCATGCCGCCTCGTGCCAGGCACGGCCATATTCGCCGCCGCCTCGCACGTTGGCGAAGGCGAGCACGCCGCCCAGCTTCAGCCATGCGGCATGGAGCGCCGTGAAGCGCGGCTCCACCGAGATGTTGAAGCCCCCGTAGCCGCTCAGACGCACGGGCTGGCGCCCGTCGCGAGGCAGGTCCTTCCGGTGGATGATGAACATCGACACCCGCGTACCGTCGGGCGACTCGTACCAGACCTGGTCCGTCACATACTCGGATGCGTCGAGCCCGACGTCGGGGACGTGGTACGGCGACAGGCGATCCGTCGCGTAGTCATACCGATAGACCGAGGGGGCCTGCACGAACGACATGAAGTTCACCCACACCTCGTCGCCGCGCCAGGCGCCGCTGATGCCGCTGACGATGCCTTCCCCCTCGTTGCGATTCACCGAGCCGAGGGCTGGCAACACGAGGTCGCGGAGGTAGGTGCCATCCTCGGCGTGGATGCGCACGCGATGAGACGCCGCATGCGAGTAGACGGCGTAGAGCCGGCCGCCGACACCAGCGACCGTCTGCAGCGTGTCCGAGCTCTCGGGGATGAGCGTCCGCCACTCCGTCGGTGCCGTCAGCGGAGCGACGCAGAGACGGCCGCGCGGCGCATCGAGGTCGGTATGGATGAGCAGCGAATCGCCAATCACCTGCACCTGGTTGAGAGACCGCATGGCGGGAGCCACGGGCACGAACGCGTCGTCCGCGAGCCGCAGCAGGTAGACGACGTTGGCGTGCACATAGTCCCACTTGTAGAGCACGGCGAAGCGGCCGCACTCGCTGAGCTTCACGGAGCACCAGTATTCCTTCTCCTGGTCATCGCCGAAGACGCGGCGGGCCGGCACGCCCGACCCGAGCCGGTGCTCGTAGATGGCGTTCCAGTGCGCCTCGTCGCCCGCGGGCACCTCGCCCGGCTCGGGACACGCCGCGTAGAAGAACCCCGACCCGTCGGGTCGCCAGGCCAGCGACGCGTGACTCGTACCTCGGGGCCGGTCGGGAAGCAGCCGCCCCGTCTCGACGTCGAGCACGTGGATCACCGCGCCATGGGAGCCGCCAACGGCCTTCCCGAACGCGACCCGCGTACCGTCGGGTGACGGCACGGCGAAGACCAATGCCTCGTTGCTCGCCCAGGTGTTGGGGTCGAGCAGCGTCTCGAGCGGCGCGCCCTCGCCGCGCCGGAGCATGAACTTGAGCTTGTCGTCACGGGCGTCCGCCTGCCAGAGAAATTCGCGTCCGTGCGGACCGGCGTGAATCGGCGGCGAGCGCCGCGCATAGCGTGCCGAGCGAGCGACCGCTGCCCGCAGCCCATCGCGCCCCGGCACCGCGCGCAGCACGGAGTGCGTGACGGCTTCCTGCGCCGAAATCCACGCCTGGGTCTCCGCGGCGCCGAGCCGCTCCATCCATGCGTAGGGATCATCGAACCGCCTGCCGTGCAGCGTGTAGCCGCTCTCCGGCTCGCGTCGCGTCGTGGGAAATTCCAGGGTCCGGTTCAGGTTCTTCATCAGGAGCTCCTCCGACACCGCACCGAGGAAGCCCAGCACGTTCATCCCGCTCCCCCCCACGCAGGAATCTCCAGAGGCACGGAGGGAAGGTCGAGCTGTAGGAGCAAGGCGGGCCCTTGCCCATGACGAATCAGCGCACGCGGCGGAAGAACTCCCGCACATCGCCGATGAAGAGGTCGGGCTCCTCCAGGGCGGCGAAGGTGCCGCCCCGGTCGAACTCCTTCCAATGAATGATGTTCGTGTGGTCGCGTTCGGCGAAGCGGCGGATGGGCCGCAGGATGTCACGGGGGAAGGACGCCACGCCGGTGGGCACCGACGTCGGCTTCACGTCCTCCGGGAGATCCGCCTGCTCGGGAGAATCCGGGGTCTCGACGAAGGAACGGGACGAGGAGTGGGCCGTCTGGGTGAGCCAGTACACCATGACGTTGGTGAGCAGGCGGTCGCGGCTGATGGCGTCCTCGGGTGAGTGGGTGCAATCGGTCCACTCCTTGAACACTCCGATGATCCATGCCAGCTGGCCCACGGGAGAGTCCGTCAGACCATAGGCCAGCGTCTGGGGCCGTGTGGATTGGATCTTCTTGTAGCCATACAACTCACGTTGGTAGTGGTCCGCGAAGGCCAGGCGGGCCTGATCGGCGTCGCTCAGACCCTCCATCTCGCCGGGCGCCCCCACCGGGAAGGTGATGAGCCCGTTGGTGTGCACGCCCACGACCCGGTCGGGCACGAGCAGACCGAGCTCGCGGGAGATCCATGTGCCCCAGTCCCCGCCCTGGGCGCCGTAGCGTTCGTAGCCGAGCCGGTGCATCAGCTCGGCCCAGGCCCGGGCGATGCGCCGCGCGCCCCAGCCCGCCTCGTGGGTGGGACCGGAGAACCCGTAGCCCGGAAGCGAGGGGATGATCAGGTGGAAGGCATCGGCGGGATCGCCGCCGTGGGCGCGAGGGTTCGTGAGCGGGCCGATGACGTCGAGGTACTCGACGATCGAGCTGGGCCAGCCGTGGGTGAGGAGCAACGGCAGCGCGTGGGGCTCGGGCGAGCGCACGTGCAGGAAGTGGATGTCCTGCCCGTCGATGCGCGTGATGAACTGCGGGTGGCTGTTGAGCGTGGCCTCGTGGGCGCGCCAGTCGTAGGAGGTGCGCCAGTACTCGGCCAGCTCCTTCAGGTAGCCCAGGGACGCGCCGTAGCGCCAGTCCGCCCCGGGCAGTTCGTCCGGCCAGCGGGTACGGCCCAGCCGTTCGCGCAGCTCGTCCAGCTCCGCTTGGGGAATATCGATGCGAAAGGGTCGGCTCTCACGGCTCTCTTCCCGGATCGAACGCATGTGGACTCCTCCACTCTGTACGGCGTACGGAATCTATACTCCATAACAACGTACGACGTACAGCATTTCCGCTTGTGGGAAGAATGACGGGGTGACGACCGAGTACAGCGGCAGTGGGGATCCCCAGCGGAGCATCGAGTTGCTGTGGGGGCTCCAGGAGCGTGGGAAGCGGGGGCCGAAGCCCCGGCTGACGGTGGAACAGATCGTCCAGGAGGCGATCGCGCTGGCGGACGCGGAGGGGCTGGGGGCGCTGTCCATGCGACGGGTGGCGGACGCGCTGAAGGTGGCCCCCATGTCGCTGTACACGTACGTACCGAGCAAGGCGGAGCTGATCGACGTCATGCTGGATCGGGCCTACGGCGAGCTTCCCCGGAGCGAGGATGTGTCCGGGGGCTGGCGGGCGCGGCTGGAGAAGATCGCCCGGGAGAACTGGGCGCTCTACCATCGGCATCCCTGGATGCTGCACATCGCGAAGAGCCGGCCCGTGATGGGGCCGAACCTCATCGCCCGGTATGAGCACGAGTTGCGCGCGGTGGACGGGATTGGCTTGACCGACGTGGAGATGGACTCGGTGGTGAGCCTGGTGGCGGGGCACGTCGAGGGGGCGGCGCGCCGCTCGGTGGAGGCAGCGCAAGCCGAGCGGCACACCGGCATGAGCGACGAGCAGTGGTGGGCGGCGCACGCTCCGCTGTTGGAGAAGGTCCTGGATCTCCAGCGCTACCCCACCGCGGCCCGGGTGGGGTCGGCGGCGGGGGCGGAGTACGGGGCCGCGACCCACCCCGCGCACGCCTTCGAGTTCGGCTTGCAGCGCGTCCTGGATGGACTCGAGGTGTTCATCCAGGCACGCACTCGGGGCCCGCGCTAGGACCCATCTAGCATGCGGCGGCCAACCCCGATTGTCCCCTCTTGAAGGAGACCCACCCGCTTCCTCCCGAGCTCATGGGGCCGGTGCCCCGGAAGGATGTCTGGGGAGAGCGGGGCTACCTCGGTCAGCCCCGCTCTCATGCCACCCTGCTGCACCACCCCGAGAAGGAGATGCACATGCGCTACGAGGCGGTGCGTGCCACTCCGAAGTGAGCCGTCTCATCGAGCGATTTTCATTTTCGCCGTGGCACCCGTGTACCCTCATGATTTGTTCCCATCCGCATCACCCACCTGGAGGTTGAAAATGAAGAACCTGCGTCATTGCCTGGTCGGACTGTTTCTGCTGACGGGAGCCTGTGGAGGGCCCATCGAGGAGGGGTCCACCGAGGCACCCGCTCCTGGCACCGAGGCCGGGCAGGAGACGTCGGACACCGGAGGGCCGACCAGCCAGGCCTTCTGTGATTACGAGTACAGCTATGGCAGCTGTGGCTCATGCTCGATCCCCGCCAGCGCCACCCCGGGGGAGGTCTCCGCCCTCGCCTACCCTGGCAACACCGTCCGCAAGCGCTACTGCTGCACCACCACGAGCGGCAGCTATTCGTGCGGGAGCTGGCAGAACAACGGCTGCAGCGCCTGCTAGACGCCCCTCCCCGTAGGTAGAAGGTGTCAATTCCCTCCCTGCGAGTCGGTTGACACCTTCACCGCGAGACGTACGTGGCCGCGACCCCCACGTGGAGAGGGCATCTCTTCTTCGGGCCCGGGCGCCTGCTCTACGCGGGGCCCCTGGGCGAGACGCGGCTGCATGCCCACCACAGCTTCCAGTTCCTGCTCTCGCTCGGTGAGCCGGTCGCGCTGGGTGACTCCCGCCAGCAGGTCAGGGCGTGTGGGGCGGCCGTCATCCCGCCGGATGTCGGGCATGCGGTGGTCGGTGCGGCCAGCGCCGCGGTGCTGCTGCACGTCTCCCCCGATGACCTCGTCGGGCGAAACCTCCGGACGCTCGGCCTGGCCAGGGACTCCGTGGCCGACTGGCAGCGGGCGGGGGCACGACTCGAGTCGCTTGCCCCACGGGCACTCCCGCGCCACTGGCACGAGGCCGAGGCGCTCGCGCAGGAGATGATCCGCGTCCTCCAGGTGAACACGGCGGGCCCGCGACCCGCCCACCCGGCGGTGAAGCGACTGCTGCGCCTCCTGCCAGAGATGCTCGAGGAGGACGTGAGCCTCGAGGCGCTCGCCGCTCGGGTGGGGCTCTCCGCCAGCCGGCTCTCCCATCTCTTCAGTGCCGAGGTGGGCCTCCCGCTCCGGCCCTACATCCTGTGGCTGAGGCTTCACCGCGCCGCCGAGTCCCTGCGAAGGGGAGCGCCCCTCACCACCGCGGCGCATGCGGCGGGCTTCACCGACAGTGCGCATCTGAGCCACACCTTTCGCCGAATGTTCGGGCTGTCCCCCTCGGAGATCGCCGGCGTGGTCGAGTGGGTCCTTCCCCCCACGGAATAGCGAGTTCTTACAAGCGCGCGCATCCCCCTCGCGAGAAGGTGGCGCCATCACGGTGGAGGGAAGTCATGCCGATGGAGTCGAAGCTGCGCGCCGCTTTCGAGGCCGAGTTGCGCCAGGCCGCCGAGGCGGAACGGGACGGTGGGTTGCCACGCGCCTGGCGCCACCTGGAGCGGGCCCACATCCTGAGCCAGGCGTATGCCGGGCCCCACATCCGGGTGCATTGCCTCATGTTTGGTTTCGGGTGGCGGCGCCGGGACGTGCGCGAGCTGCTCGGACAGCTCGCGAGAATCCTGGTGGCCGGGCCCGGCTCGTGGCTCGGCCGGGCACCGCTCGGCAACACGGGGGGCGCCAACGTGGGCATTCTCACCCCCATGCCGATTCCCGAGGACCTGCGAGTCCTTCTCGAAGCGAGCGGGAACCCGCCGCTTCACTCGCGAGAGTGACCCGGTCCGTCATCAGCCCTCCGCTACCGCTGGGACGGTTCCAGGCATCCTCACGGGCAACCGGACGATGAACGTCGCTCCCTGACCCTCCTGGCCCTGCTCCTCCAGTGTTCCGCCATACGCCTGGGTGATGATCTCGTAGCTGAACGAGAGCCCGAGCCCCGTCCCCTGCCCTGGGGGCTTCGTCGTGAAGAACGGTTCGAAGATGCGCTGCCGCACCTGCGCGGGGATGCCCATCCCGTTGTCCTCGACCCGGATCTCGAAGGTCTGGCCCAGATTCCGGGTGCGAACCGTCACCTGGGGTACATGGTTCTTGTCCTGCTTGCGCCGCTCGCCCACGGCATGGAAGGCGTTGTTCAGCAGGTTCATGAGCACGCGACCTATCTCCTGGGGCACCAGCTCGAGCTCCAGGACTCCCGGGTCATAATCCCGGACGACCTGGCAGGCGAAGCCAAGCGTCGACAGGTGCGAG contains:
- a CDS encoding helix-turn-helix transcriptional regulator, encoding MAATPTWRGHLFFGPGRLLYAGPLGETRLHAHHSFQFLLSLGEPVALGDSRQQVRACGAAVIPPDVGHAVVGAASAAVLLHVSPDDLVGRNLRTLGLARDSVADWQRAGARLESLAPRALPRHWHEAEALAQEMIRVLQVNTAGPRPAHPAVKRLLRLLPEMLEEDVSLEALAARVGLSASRLSHLFSAEVGLPLRPYILWLRLHRAAESLRRGAPLTTAAHAAGFTDSAHLSHTFRRMFGLSPSEIAGVVEWVLPPTE
- a CDS encoding TetR/AcrR family transcriptional regulator, with product MTTEYSGSGDPQRSIELLWGLQERGKRGPKPRLTVEQIVQEAIALADAEGLGALSMRRVADALKVAPMSLYTYVPSKAELIDVMLDRAYGELPRSEDVSGGWRARLEKIARENWALYHRHPWMLHIAKSRPVMGPNLIARYEHELRAVDGIGLTDVEMDSVVSLVAGHVEGAARRSVEAAQAERHTGMSDEQWWAAHAPLLEKVLDLQRYPTAARVGSAAGAEYGAATHPAHAFEFGLQRVLDGLEVFIQARTRGPR
- a CDS encoding DUF3703 domain-containing protein, whose translation is MPMESKLRAAFEAELRQAAEAERDGGLPRAWRHLERAHILSQAYAGPHIRVHCLMFGFGWRRRDVRELLGQLARILVAGPGSWLGRAPLGNTGGANVGILTPMPIPEDLRVLLEASGNPPLHSRE
- a CDS encoding prolyl oligopeptidase family serine peptidase, with the protein product MNVLGFLGAVSEELLMKNLNRTLEFPTTRREPESGYTLHGRRFDDPYAWMERLGAAETQAWISAQEAVTHSVLRAVPGRDGLRAAVARSARYARRSPPIHAGPHGREFLWQADARDDKLKFMLRRGEGAPLETLLDPNTWASNEALVFAVPSPDGTRVAFGKAVGGSHGAVIHVLDVETGRLLPDRPRGTSHASLAWRPDGSGFFYAACPEPGEVPAGDEAHWNAIYEHRLGSGVPARRVFGDDQEKEYWCSVKLSECGRFAVLYKWDYVHANVVYLLRLADDAFVPVAPAMRSLNQVQVIGDSLLIHTDLDAPRGRLCVAPLTAPTEWRTLIPESSDTLQTVAGVGGRLYAVYSHAASHRVRIHAEDGTYLRDLVLPALGSVNRNEGEGIVSGISGAWRGDEVWVNFMSFVQAPSVYRYDYATDRLSPYHVPDVGLDASEYVTDQVWYESPDGTRVSMFIIHRKDLPRDGRQPVRLSGYGGFNISVEPRFTALHAAWLKLGGVLAFANVRGGGEYGRAWHEAACKTRRQNAFDDYIAAARWLVSAGYTTPSRLASRGNSNGGLLVAVTAMQAPEAFGAVFCRAPTLDMLRFPRFGFMSSAVVEYGSPEDPIEGPYLAGYSPYHNVRADRRYPVMLFASALNDRIAPPHDPLKMVARLQAEGTRGGPYFLLPLRDSGHGGGTTLTALVEQDVDELSFYCWALDVAPLMPGEM
- a CDS encoding epoxide hydrolase family protein, whose protein sequence is MRSIREESRESRPFRIDIPQAELDELRERLGRTRWPDELPGADWRYGASLGYLKELAEYWRTSYDWRAHEATLNSHPQFITRIDGQDIHFLHVRSPEPHALPLLLTHGWPSSIVEYLDVIGPLTNPRAHGGDPADAFHLIIPSLPGYGFSGPTHEAGWGARRIARAWAELMHRLGYERYGAQGGDWGTWISRELGLLVPDRVVGVHTNGLITFPVGAPGEMEGLSDADQARLAFADHYQRELYGYKKIQSTRPQTLAYGLTDSPVGQLAWIIGVFKEWTDCTHSPEDAISRDRLLTNVMVYWLTQTAHSSSRSFVETPDSPEQADLPEDVKPTSVPTGVASFPRDILRPIRRFAERDHTNIIHWKEFDRGGTFAALEEPDLFIGDVREFFRRVR